The following proteins are co-located in the Borrelia parkeri genome:
- a CDS encoding single-stranded DNA-binding protein: protein MMRRVLVFDINSLSMSGRLTRDCELNYTSNSLPILKFTLANNRGVRRRSSWESQAQFFDCVIFGSKAESLAVLLKRGVQVVLSGSLAYENWRDKRTGEGKSKYSILVNDIQILNSSVKKQETNDSQSQDEFYEDIPF, encoded by the coding sequence ATGATGAGGAGAGTTCTGGTGTTTGATATTAACTCTTTAAGTATGTCTGGTCGTTTAACAAGAGACTGTGAGCTTAATTATACTAGTAATAGTCTTCCTATATTAAAATTTACTCTGGCTAATAATAGAGGTGTTAGGAGGCGTAGTTCATGGGAGAGCCAAGCACAATTTTTTGACTGTGTGATTTTTGGCTCTAAAGCTGAGAGTCTTGCTGTTTTGCTTAAACGAGGGGTTCAAGTTGTACTTAGTGGATCCCTCGCTTATGAGAATTGGAGAGATAAGCGTACAGGTGAGGGGAAGAGTAAATACAGTATTTTGGTAAATGATATTCAAATCTTAAACTCATCTGTTAAAAAACAAGAGACTAATGATTCTCAGTCTCAAGATGAGTTTTATGAAGATATTCCTTTTTAG